A region from the Coffea eugenioides isolate CCC68of chromosome 9, Ceug_1.0, whole genome shotgun sequence genome encodes:
- the LOC113782779 gene encoding 3-ketoacyl-CoA synthase 19-like, which yields MELLTALYLLCFLYLTYYLYKIALQRTNQCCYMLGYECYKATEDRKLDTESCASIILRNTSLGLEEYRFLLQTIVNSGIGENTYAPDNVIQGKEERPELIDSLTEMDQIFFNTLDSLFAKSGISPQEIDILVVNVSLLSCVPSLAARVINRYKMRCDVKAFNLSGMGCSASLVAIDLVQQLFKSYKNAFAIVVSTEALGANWYCGREKSMMLSNCLFRSGGCSMLFTNNKALKHRAILKLKYMVRTHYGSNDEAYDCCIQVEDGLGYRGFRLTKKLVKAAAQSFIINLRVLGPKMLPLWEIIRYIVVSFQQRRKSKSASLDQGLMAAIPNLKTGAEHFCIHPGGKAVIDGVGKSLGLTDYDLEPARMTLHRFGNTSAGGLWYVLGYMEAKKRLKKGDRIIMISFGAGFKCNNCVWEVMKDMKDGNVWEDCIDEYPPDSLGNPFMEKYGWINDAALSFVRMEDYRSIS from the coding sequence ATGGAGCTCTTAACAGcactttatttgctttgtttcCTTTACCTTACATACTACCTCTACAAGATAGCCTTGCAGAGGACAAACCAATGCTGTTACATGCTAGGCTATGAATGTTACAAGGCCACGGAGGACAGAAAGTTAGACACAGAATCATGTGCCTCCATCATCTTGCGCAACACAAGTCTTGGCTTAGAAGAATACAGATTCCTCTTACAAACCATTGTCAATTCAGGCATTGGTGAGAACACTTATGCTCCCGACAATGTCATCCAGGGCAAAGAAGAGCGTCCTGAATTAATCGATTCATTAACCGAGATGGATCAAATTTTCTTCAACACACTTGACAGTCTTTTTGCGAAGTCAGGGATTTCTCCTCAAGAAATCGACATTCTTGTGGTGAACGTATCTCTACTTTCTTGCGTGCCATCCCTAGCAGCTCGAGTCATAAACCGTTACAAGATGAGGTGCGATGTCAAGGCCTTTAATCTCTCTGGCATGGGGTGCAGTGCCAGCCTTGTTGCAATTGATCTAGTCCAGCAACTGTTCAAGTCTTACAAGAATGCATTTGCTATTGTTGTGAGTACAGAAGCTTTGGGTGCAAACTGGTACTGTGGCAGGGAAAAATCCATGATGCTGTCCAATTGCTTATTCCGCTCGGGTGGTTGTTCAATGCTTTTCACCAATAATAAGGCCTTAAAGCATCGAGCCATCTTGAAGTTAAAATATATGGTACGCACTCATTATGGATCAAATGATGAAGCCTATGATTGCTGCATCCAGGTGGAAGATGGTCTAGGGTACAGAGGTTTTCGTCTCACGAAGAAACTTGTCAAAGCAGCAGCTCAGAGTTTCATCATCAATCTGCGAGTGCTGGGTCCTAAAATGCTCCCATTATGGGAAATAATAAGGTACATCGTTGTATCCTTCCAGCAGAGGAGGAAATCCAAGAGTGCGTCCCTTGATCAAGGACTCATGGCCGCAATTCCGAATTTGAAAACAGGTGCAGAACACTTCTGCATACATCCTGGTGGAAAGGCAGTTATAGATGGGGTTGGCAAGAGTTTGGGGCTAACTGACTATGATCTTGAACCGGCCCGGATGACGCTTCACCGCTTTGGTAACACTTCTGCTGGCGGCTTATGGTATGTTCTAGGTTACATGGAAGCTAAGAAAAGACTCAAGAAAGGTGACCGGATAATAATGATAAGTTTTGGTGCTGGATTTAAATGTAACAATTGTGTGTGGGAGGTAATGAAAGATATGAAGGATGGCAATGTTTGGGAAGATTGCATTGACGAGTACCCTCCAGATTCTCTAGGCAATCCCTTCATGGAGAAGTATGGATGGATCAATGATGCGGCACTGAGCTTCGTCAGAATGGAAGATTATAgatcaatttcttga